ATTTTTATGATCACACACGGAAGACTGCAGGAATGTAAAGGATGTGATCGTATTTTAAGAATGGATGAAGGGAGGATCGTGGAAGAATGATCGAGATGTTACAATACGGATTTATGCAGCGTGCATTTATTACAGGAATCTTACTGGCCGTGATCGCACCATTGATCGGAATCACGATCGTCTTAAAGAGAATGTCCATGATCGGAGATGCACTCTCTCATGCATCCCTGGCAGGTGTTGCTCTGGGCTTGTTATTAGGAATCAATCCAATCTTAGGAGCAATGGGGATCTGTCTGTTTGCAGCCCTGGGAGTTGAAGCGATCCGAAGAAAGATCCCAAGATATTCTGAGATGGCGATATCGATCATCATGTCAACAGGGATCGGACTTGCTGGTATTCTATCCGGATTCGTAAAAAACGGAACGAACTTTAACAGTTTCTTATTTGGAAGTATCATATCCATCAGCAAAGACGAACTGAAGATCGTATGTGTGATCAGTGTGTTAGTATTGCTCTGTGTATTGCTTCTATATAAAGAACTATTCTATATCGGATTTGATGAAAATGCAGCAAGGATCAGCGGTGTACCTGTCAAGACGATCAATTTTATCTTTACTTTATTGACCGCATTGACAGTATCGATCGCATCAAGAACGGTTGGAACACTGATCGTCTCATCCATGCTTGTGATCCCGATCGCATGCGGAATGCAGGTAGGACGAAGCTACAAAGCAGTCATGATCATCGGTGTGATCACAGCATTGGTCACAACAGTGATCGGATTAACACTGTCTTATTATGTAGGTCTTAAGCCAGGAGGAACGATCGTATTGCTCGAGGTGGTATGTTTCCTGATCCTTGCACTGATAAGCAGGTATACGAAGTAAATTTTTTGACATTTATCAGAAAATTTTATATAATAAAAAGAAGGCATGCATAACAGAATAAAACTGCATGCCTTCTTTTTTGGAAAAAACAATGAAAGGAAAGGCAAGTCAATGATTGTTCAGCTAATAGAAAATATATATCAGTTTTTATGGGGAGAATGGATTCATGTTCCGTTACCAGGAGGTGGAAGCCTGGGACTTTCGCTGCTCATTATATTGCTGCTTCCAGCAGGTATCGTTTTTACGATCAAAACAAGATTTTTACCAATCCGTCTGTTCCCGGATATGGTCAAAGCACTAACAGCAAACAATAAGAATGGAAAAGATGAAAAAAGCAGTCTTTCTTCTTTACAGACCTTGATCGTATCAACAGCAACACGTGTCGGAATGGGGAATCTGACAGGAGTTGTCGCAGCAATATCCGCAGGTGGAGCAGGGGCCGTATTCTGGATGTGGATCACAGCATTGCTTGGATCATCGACAGCCTTTATCGAAGCAACTCTTGCACAGTTACATAAAGAAAAAGACCCCCTGTATGGTGGATATCGAGGAGGACCAGCCTATTATATTCACCACTTTATGGAAGAGAGACAAGGAAAGAAGAAAAAACACACACTGATCGCTGTCTTATTTGCAATTTCAGGATTGATCTGCTGGTGTGGGATCAGTCAGGTGGTAAGTAATTCCGTGGCAGAATCATTCCACAATGCCTTCCATATTCCAACACTTTATACAACGATCGTACTTGTTATTGTGGCAGCAGTGATCGTACTAAGGAAGAATGCAACGGTCAAAGTATTAGATATCGTGGTACCGATCATGGCAGTCATTTACTTCGGGATTACGATTTTTGTGATCCTCACGAATCTGCCAAGCATTCCGGGAGTTTTTGCAAGAATCTTCAAAGAAGCCTTTGGAATCCGTCAGGTCGCAGCCGGAGGATTTGGAGCAGTTCTTATGAACGGAGTGAAACGAGGATTATTCTCCAACGAAGCAGGATCAGGATCCGCACCATGTGCAGCCGCAGCAGCAGACTGTGAACGCCCAGCACAGATGGGACTGGTACAGGCATTAGGAGTCTTCATCGACACGATCGTGATCTGCAGCTGTACGGCAATGTTAATGTTATTAGCACCACAGAATCTGACCGATGGATTAACTGGTATGAACCTGTTACAGACAGCAATGAACTACCATTTAGGAGGATTCGGAGTTGTATTTATCGCAGTGATCCTCTGGATGTTCAGCTTCTCGACATTCCTTGGAATCTTATTCTATGCAAGATCCAACGTCGCCTACCTGTTCGGTGACAAATGGGGATGGCAGACAGCCTATAAAGTATTAGCACTTGTGATGTTATTTATCGGAGGAATCCAGACCTATACATTCGTATGGGATTTAGGAGATGTCGGAATTGGGTTAATGACGATCTTTAATATCTTTATCCTGTATGCAATGTCAGGACAGGCGATCAAAGAGTTAAAGAACTATGAAGAAACAAAGAAGAAATCGATCGAAGAAAGAGCATATGCATTGCAGGAAGATGAATAGGAAGTAAATAAGTGAAATAAAACCGAACAATTCACGTAAATATGATTTCAATTTACGTAAATTGTTCGGTTTTTTGTGTGCTAAATATTAAAAATAGCAAAGAAAAATGTCTGTTAGATCTATTATGAAACAAATAGGTATAACAGACATTTTAATTACATCATCAAATTATAAAAACAGCTTCTTACGTGTCCTAAAATAAGCCACCAGAACCATCGTTCCAGTCAATACCCAAGAAATCGGATAGATCGCCATCAAAAGTTTATAATCATGGAACCAGTTACAGACCGTTGCAAGCCAGATCAAACGTAATACACAAGATCCAAACACTGTCAGGATCGCAGGAGTCATGGAACGTCCAAATCCACGCAGACATCCACCACTGATCTCATAAGAACTTGTCAGACATTCGAATGTCAGAACGATCAAAAAACGAAGCTGGGCATAATGATAGACAGATGGATCACTTGTAAATAATCCAATAAAGAACGTACGGAATACAACAAAGATCGTACTAAGGATTCCGCAAGAGATCACACTGCACAACATTCCAAGACGAAAAATCTTCTTACAACGCCCCTCATCCTTCGCACCATAATTCTGTCCGGTAAATGTAACCACCGTCTGAGCAAAGGCATTGACAAGATAATAAGCAAAATACTCATAATTTAATTCCACCGCAGAACCCGCGATCCCGCCAGCTCCAAAACTGTTGATCCCAGATTGGATACAGACATTGGCAAGAGAGAAAACCATTCCCTGAAGTCCCGCAGGAACCCCGATCTTCAGGATCTTAGAAACGGCATTCCGATCGATCGTCAAAGACTTAAAAGACAACCGGATAGGAAGCTCTTCATGTGTCAGAAAATAAAGGATCTGAACAGCACTTGTTGCATTCGCACCAACCGTCGCAAGTCCGGCACCCGCAACACCCATATGAAATACAACGACAAATAGAAGATTCAAGATCACATTCACAACACCAGACACGATCAAAGCATACATCGGACGACGTGTATCTCCGATACTGCGAAGAATGGAAGCACCGAAGTCATATAACATAAAAAATGGCATTCCAAGAAAATAAATCCGCAGATATAACGTTGCAAGATGAATGATATCCTTCGGTGCACCCATCAGCAAAAGGATCGGATGAGCCACAAACTGTCCAAGAATCAGCAAAAACACACCACTAAGCAGTGCAAGAGACACAGCGGTATGTACCACACGAGGAATCCGCTTCGTATCATTCTGTCCGATATAATTGGCGATCACAACATTAGAACCAAGAGAAATTCCAGAAAACAATGTAACCATCAAAGCGATTACAGAACTATTACTACCAACTGCCGCCAAAGCCTCACTGCTCGCAAACCGTCCGACAACGGCAGTACCAACCGAATTAAAAAGCTGCTGTAAGATACTACAGGCAGCAAGCGGCATAGCAAACATTAACATCTTATCGAATAAACTTCCATGAAGCATATCCATCTTCACGGACTGTTTCGAAGAATTCTTCATATACAATACCCTCTTTCAAAAAACTATACAGATTTTAATACTTTTTGGGAAGATTATCAAGATGATTCCAGGAAAAACAACGAAGAAAGATGTATCAAATTCGAAACATTTCTTGTATAAAAAAAGCAGAATGATATACTAGGATGAGATATCAAGAAAACATACAAAAGAAAGAAGGAAAACACCATGCAAATCAGTATTCTGCTGCTAAAACAGATCGTACAACTATTCCTGATGATCCTCATGGGTTAAATTACAAGTAAAATATTAACAAAACGCTAGAAAGTTGATTAAAATATAAATAATATGATAATATGAAGAAAGAAGTATGAATAAAATTAGAAATTGTAAGGTAATTTAATTGTGGAAAGTAAGGTATTATCATGAATATGAAATATATAGACGATCAAAAAGATTTAGAAGATTATAATACAGTTGATATAAATATTGAAGCAGAGGAAAAAGAACAAGATGAAAATACTGATAATTATCCTAATTTAAGTATAAAAATAGAACAAGCACAGTATTCTATTTTTGAATTGAAAAGAAAGTATGATAAGGATAGGATTTGTATAGATCCAGATTTTCAGCGAAATTTAGTATGGACCAATAAACAAAAATCAGAATTGATTGAATCAGTGATTATGCAAATACCATTGCCATTAATTTATTTGGCAGAGAATGAAGACGGAAAACTTGTGGTGGTAGATGGAAGACAGCGGTTAACAACATTTTTTCAGTTTTTGGATAATGAATTTCGTTTAAAAGATTTAAAAATATTACCACAAATTAATGGAATGAATTTTAATGAGCTAGAAGAAAGTCATTTATATTCAAGATATGTTACAATAATTGAGGATACACAGTTAGTAGTACAGATTATTAAATATCCTACAAAAGATAGAGTAAGGTTTGATATATTTGATAGAGTAAATCGTGGTGGAACACCATTGAATAAACAGGAAATGCGTAATGCGTTGTATCAAGGAAATGCAACGAAATTGTTGGATGAATTATCAAAGATGAAGAGTTTTAAAGATGCTACAGGAGGAGCAATTTCCCCAAAACATATGAAAGATAAATATGTTATTTTGAGAGCATTGTGTTTCTATTTGTTATGGCGTGGAAATATTTTGGATAAAAATAAGAAAAGAATGGAATATCGAAGTGATATGGAAGAATTACTTGGGGCAGGGATGAACTTGTTTAATAAAATGGATCTTAATTCTATATTTTTATTGAAGCAATTATTTGACAGGACAATGACAAGAGCGTATCAATGTTTAGGAAAAGATGGATTTCGTATTCCGTCAAATGGAAAAATAAGAAGACCGATTAGTATGACTTTGTTCGAAACATTATTTTATTATTTTACATGTTTTGATAAGACATCAGTAAGTAATTTAGAAATGAAAAAAGGAGTGGTAGAGTTATTACAAGATGAAGAGTATTTAAGGAGTTTGCAACATTCAGTTGATAGTTCAGTTAATGTGAAAAAAAGATTTGGAAAAGTGAAGGAGAAATATAAGGAGATTATAAATAGATGGTAAAGGAACTGAGAATAGCAGGATTTAAGTGTTTTAAAGATATAAAATTGGAACTAAATAATCTGACATTATTTACAGGAGTGAATTCTGCGGGAAAATCATCGGCGATTCAGGCAATATTATTATTACTGCAACAAAGACAAAGTGAAAATGGATTATTAAATGGAAAATATATTAAATTAGGTAGATTTCAAGAAGTCAGAAATACAATCATAAATGCCAGAAAAAATAGATATAGGAATGACAGTAAAAAATGCAGATGATGAATTTGAGTGTAGTATAGCAATTAATTCAGAAGAGAAGATCACAAAAAACAATTTTGAAAAAATAAAAGGACTTGATTTTGTATATCTTTGTGCTGAGAGAATTGGTGTTGAGGATGTGTATAAACAAAATTTAGAAAAAGAATATAGAATTGGAATTCACGGAGAATATGCTTTTGATTACTTGAGTAAAGAACGTATGAATTCTATTGCAGAGCAGGATTTCCGAAATATGGAAGAAGAAACAGGGAGCAATTTTGGAAATCAAGTAGACTATTGGTTGAATTATATTATGGGATATTCAATTACAGCAGAAAGAATTCCAGGGACTGAAATAGTAAAAGTATCTTACAGAAAAAATGCAGATGGAAGTATGGATGTTAAGCCACAGCATGTGGGAACTGGAATTAGTTATATTTCGAATGTGATTATAGCAGCATTATCTTGTAAAAAAGGTAGTTTATTTGTAGTTGAGAATCCAGAAATTCATTTACATCCAAGTGCTCAATCGCGTTTACTTGATTTTTTTAGTTTTCTTGCTTCAAAAGGTTTGCAAGTTATTATAGAAACACATAGTGACCATATTTTTAATGGATTAAGAAAGAATATAAATTCTAAACGAATTCAGGCAGAAGATACAAGTGTATATTTCTTTAAACAAAATAAAGAGTTATTAAGTACACCTGTAAAAATTCTAATTGATGAAAATGGAGTGATAAAAAATCAAGAAAAAGGATTGTTTGACCAATTTGATGAAGATTTAGATGAATTACTGGGGTTGTGATAAGATGGAAAAAGTATACTTAAATGAATTATCTTTAGAGGGTCAATTCCGAGATATTGATCAGTTTTTAGATGATTCAATGCCTGTGATAAAATGTTTAAAATATATGAATGAACAGGGAATAGGAGTAAGTAAACAATCAAATTTTTATGATCAAAGAATAACAAAAGATAAAAAATTTAATGATCTAAGAGGGGTGAAAAATGATAAGGCGAGAAGATTAAAAAGATTGTTATTAAGTATGGCAGATAATCCCCCATTTTGGGATCAAGAAGAGTTTTTTAAACAAGATATTTCATCAAAATATTTTTTAGGGACAATAGATGTTACAGCAACATCTATTGCAGAAGCATCAGAAGATGAAAAAGTAATATTGTCATTTTTACATAAGGATTATGAAAATAAAGAATTAGAAATAATTAAAAATAAAGAAGAATGTTTAAGTGTAATATCAGTGTATTCGTATGATTATTTGGAAGAGTATTTATGGAAGAACAAAGAAACGGATATATACGATTACTTGAAAGCCAGATACATTGATAGAAGATTGGATTTTTCAAAGTTTGAAAAAGAATATGGATTTTTAGACTTTTCACAATCTGAAATAGAAGATTGTATTGAAGCGTTTGATAGATTTGAAGAAGCAGAAGGATGGGACGAAATTGTTAGAGATAGAACTTTAAATTTCAAACGATATTCGCCAGCTTCTAATAAAGATGATTGGTTTCGAAAATCTGAATTTAAAGATAAGAAAATTTATAAATTTCGCTGTAAAAATACTAAAAGATGTTTTGGATATAGAGAAGGCGAAAAATTTTATGTTTTACGAATGGAGAGGGATCATAAGATTAGTGATAATGGATAAGGGAGGGGCTTGAATTGCCGCTCTCTTCTTTAAATAAAAGGTAATAATAAACAAAAGAAAGAAGGAACACAACCCATGCAAATGAGCATATTACTACTAAAACAGATTGCCCAGCTATTCTTAATGATCCTAATGGGCTACATCATCGTCAAAACAAAGTTACTAAAAGGAGAAGACAGCAAAGTCCTCTCAAAGATCATCCTATACCTGATCATCCCAGCAGTCATCATCAACGCATTTCAGGTAGACTACAGCCCAAACGTAACCAAAGGACTGATCACAGCCTGCATAGCATCCATTATCCTGCAGTTTTTACTACTCTTCGTAACCTACATCATGAAAAAAATGTTCCACCTAGACTCTGTAGAATTCACATCCGCCTACTACTCAAACTCCGGAAACCTGATCGTACCATTAGTTACCTATATATTAGGAGGAAAATGGGTCGTATACGGCTGTGTATTCATGAGTATCCAGCTATTCTTCATCTGGAGCCAGGGCAAAAACATGATCAGCAGGGAAAAAGGGATCAACCTAAAGAAGATCCTGTTAAACATCAATATGATCTCCGTATTTCTAGGAGTCATCCTATTCTTCACAAAAATAAGATTCCCAGAGATCATCAACAATACGCTCTCATCTGTAGGAGGCATGATCGGCCCACTAAGCATGATCGTCACAGGAATGCTGATCGCAGAAGTAAACCTAAAAGATATCTTTACAAACAAGAGAGTCTATCTGGTAACAGTACTAAGACTAATCATTCAACCATTGATTGCATTAGCAGTCATTAATCTCTTAGGAATGAGAGGATGGCATCCACAAGGAGATAAGATAATTCTCATCACATACCTCGCAGCGATCACACCATGCGCATCGACTGTTACACAGATGTGTCAGGTGTATGGGAATGATTCGAAATATGCAAGTGCGATTAATGTTATGACGACACTATTGTCGATCATTACAATGCCGGTGTTTGTTTATTTGTATCAGATGTAAAAAATAATATGAATAAATGTGAAAAAAACACATAGAATACATGTAAAATATGCGAATAAACATTGTCAAATATTGACGTAAGTGAGGAAATCACGTAAACTATGAATATAGGAGGTGCTAAAATGTTAATTAGATTTAATGTAAAGAATTTTCTTTCGTTTTTTGAAAATGAATCAGGGCAATCAGAAGAATTTTCTATGATAGCTGGAAAAGTTAGAAGTAAGAGAGAGCACATATACGATAATGATAAAATTAAATTGTTAAAATTTGCAGCTGTTTATGGAGCGAATGCATCTGGAAAATCCAATTTAGTAAAAGCATTGAATTTTATGAAAAAAACAATTGTAGATGGACTTCCTAAAGGGCACACTGATATGTATTGTAAAACTGACAGAGCAAATAAGGAAAAGAAAAGCTATTTTGAATTAGAAATTATGCTAGATGATAAATATTATGCATATGGATTTGAAGTGATTTTAAGTCAAAGCAAGTTTGTTTCAGAATGGCTTGTTGAACTTAAAAGTGATGGCAGTGAAAAAAATATTTTTACTAGAGATATTGAAAATGGTGAAACCGAGTTTAGCAGTGAATTAAAACGAGATAAAAAGTCATATGAAAAATTAAAAAATTATGCCGAAGATATTCAAGAGGATTCAGAAGTATTATTATTATCAATAATGAATAAAAATAAGAAAACTCTATATGAAAAATATAATAATCTTAAAGTATTTCGAAATGTATATATGTGGATAGAACGAAAATTAGATATTAATTATCCAGATCGACCAATTTCGGACTATTCATATATGGCAAAAACGGAAAAAATAGATGAAGTTTGTAAAATTATTAAAGCATTTGGAACAGGTATCACAGGATTTCAGATGGTAGATGTAGATCCAGAAGAAATATTTAGAATGATTCCAAATAGAATTAAAGAAGAAATATTAAAGGATGTAGAGAATAAAAAAGTAACAGTAAATCGTATGAAATTAAAAGAAATTGGAATTGTGATGAGATCCAATAAAGACTTTTTTATTTTAAATATTGCTAGTAACGGAAAAGTTGAAGGAAAGACAATTAAATTCTTGCATGGGGAAGAGAATATTTTGTTTAATTTATCAGAAGAATCAGATGGTACGGTTAGAATATTAGATTTAATAGAAGTATTACTTTCGGGAGCAAATAAAACATATGTGATTGATGAACTGGATAGATGTTTACATCCAAGTTTAACTTGTAAATTTGTAGAAACATATTTACAATTGGCAGCAGAAAGGAATATTCAGTTAATTGTGACAACACATGAATCAAGATTGTTAGATTTTGATATTCTTCGAAGAGACGAAGTGTGGTTTGTTAATAAAAGAATTACAGGAGAAAGTGATATTTATTCTTTGGAAGAATATAATACAAGATTTGACCAGAAGATAGATAAGGCCTATTTAGATGGACGGTATGGGGGAGTTCCAAAATTCAGTACTGTATTTCCTGTGAAAGTGGATGAGTAATGGATGAGAGAAAGAAAAGGTTCTGGTTTTGGTAGACGTTCAGTTGCATCAGAATCAAAGCAAGCTATAAAAAAGTATTTTTTACTATATGAAGGCTCAGATACTGAAGTATTATATTTTGATGCAATAGAAGATATGCGAAAAGAAATAGAGCTTAATTCATTAATAGAACTAGTGCCTATTATTAGATGTTTTAGTGAAGAAGGATGGAGTAATCCTCGAAAAATATTGGATAGAGTTATTCAAGATTTAAAGGAAAGAGATACAGGAACTATATCTTTCAAAACCCTGTTTGATAAAATTATTGACTATTTTCATGAAAAACAGATTATAATTAATAGTAAAGTGTTGAAAAGGGCTATCTGGAAAACAATGAAACAAATATGTGAAGAAGAATTTGAAAAAACATTAGAAGATATTATTGATGATCCTGAATTTGTTTGTAATAAAGTTTTGACAGAATTAGGACAAAAATATAAGATTGACAACATTATTCAATATATTCCAGAAATCATCAAGTTTGAAGACTTAACATATGAAGAAAATTATGATGAAATTTGCTTAATTGTAGACAGAGATAAAGAAAGTTTTATAGAATCACAGTATGAATATGTAAAACAAAAATGTGAAGAACAAGGATTTCGTTTCTGTGTAACCAATCCATGTTTTGAATTTTGGCTACTGATGCATTCAGAAAAAGTTTTCGACTTAGATCAAGAAAAACTATCAGAAAATCCAAAGGTAACATCTAAAAAAAGATATGCAGAATATGAATTACATAAAATTTATCCTAGCTATAAGAAAAGCAATTACAAAGCGGAAGAATTTGTAGGGAATATTGATACAGCAATCAAAAATGAAAAAGAATTCTGCGAAGATATAGAAGGATTAAAACATTCTATTGGGAGTAATATAGGGCTTTTGATAGAGGATATGAGGAAATAGTAGTATTTTAGATAAATGTATAACTTGAGCGTTTCTTGTATTTTATAACCAACAGTTTCCTTTCCAATACCTTTCGCTATATATCACATATCTTAAAAATAGTTATTGCCGCAAAACGATTAGCATTTTATCAGTATTTTTGACGGGTTCGCAGCTGGCATGGGCATTGTCTGAACGATGGTGCGGCCATTTTTGGTCGCACCAAGAGAGTTATGCAGGAATGCCAGCGAATCAGCGACCTGTCAAAAATGCTGAATAAAATGTGTGTTTTGCGGCAATAACTATTTTTTGAATATGTGATATATATGAAAGACTATGGCAAACAAACTTTACTGTCTATAATACTCCAAAAATTCCCCGAGTTTCCCCATAGCATCTTCCAAAACTTCAATACGAGGCAGATAAACCACTCTGAAATGATCCGGATCCTTCCAGTTAAATCCACTACCATGCACGATCAAAAGCTTCTTCTCACGTAAAAGATCCAAAGCAAACTGCTCATCATTCGTGATATTAAACTTCTTCGTATCAATCTTAGGAAAGATATAAAACGCAGCCTTCGGTTTCACAGCAGAAATACCAGGAATATCACAAAGTGCCTTATAAACATATTCCCTCTGCTCATAAATACGTCCACCAGGAACAATATAATCATTAACACTCTGATGACCACCAAGCGCCGTCTGGACAACCGCCTGCGCAGGCACATTTGAACAAAGTCTCATATTAGAAAGCATATTAAGTCCCTCGATATAATCCTTTGCAACCGCCTTATTACCACTTAAGATCATCCAGCCAATACGGAAACCAGCGATCATATGAGATTTAGACAATCCGGAAAATGTCACACAAAATAGATCAGGAGCAAGAGAAGCAATGGATACATGCTCCTCTCCATCCATCACAAGACGATCATAAATCTCATCAGAGAAGATAATAAGCTGATGTTCTCTCGCAATATCAACGATCTGCTGTAAGACCTCTCTAGGATACAAAGCCCCAGTTGGGTTATTCGGATTGATCAAAACGATCGCTTTCGTTCTATGATTGATCTTCTTCTTAATATCTTCCATATCAGGATACCATTCAGACTGTTCATCACAGATATAATGAACTGCTTTCCCACCAGCAAGCGTTGCACAAGCCGTCCATAAAGGATAATCCGGAGAAGGGATCAAGATCTCATCCCCATCATCTAATAAAGCAGACATTGACAGATTGATCAGCTCACTGACACCATTTCCAGTATAAATGTCGTCGATATCAACATTTGGGATCTTCTTAAGCTGCGCATACTGCATGATCGCCTTTCTTGCAGCAAATAATCCCTGAGAAGCAGAATATCCCTGGCAGTCAGCTAACTGATGTCTCATATCATAGATGACTTCATCCGGGGTTCTG
The sequence above is drawn from the Anaerostipes hadrus ATCC 29173 = JCM 17467 genome and encodes:
- a CDS encoding aminotransferase class I/II-fold pyridoxal phosphate-dependent enzyme, with protein sequence MNQTFTFADRLKSAMEQKHMKQVDLIHAAETAGVKVGKSHISQYVSGKTVPRAEILHFLSETLNVDADWLSGNGGNTVNLETSPKRTFSKSTKLDNVLYDVRGPVVDEANRMERNGTHILKLNIGNPAPFGFRTPDEVIYDMRHQLADCQGYSASQGLFAARKAIMQYAQLKKIPNVDIDDIYTGNGVSELINLSMSALLDDGDEILIPSPDYPLWTACATLAGGKAVHYICDEQSEWYPDMEDIKKKINHRTKAIVLINPNNPTGALYPREVLQQIVDIAREHQLIIFSDEIYDRLVMDGEEHVSIASLAPDLFCVTFSGLSKSHMIAGFRIGWMILSGNKAVAKDYIEGLNMLSNMRLCSNVPAQAVVQTALGGHQSVNDYIVPGGRIYEQREYVYKALCDIPGISAVKPKAAFYIFPKIDTKKFNITNDEQFALDLLREKKLLIVHGSGFNWKDPDHFRVVYLPRIEVLEDAMGKLGEFLEYYRQ